CGCTTGCCCGGCGCCCTGATCTCGACCCGGGCTAGCGCACCCGAACCGGCACCTCGAGCCGCCACCCCGCGAACGGCGCATCGAGCTCGAGCCTCAAGTCCCCAGGCTCATCCGCTCTCACCTCGAAGTCCGCGGTCTCTCCCGGCCCCGTCAGCAGCCGTTCGGTGCGCACCACGGCCTGCGAGGGCGGCAGGTCGGCGCCGTCCTTGGCCACGGCGCGCCACGCTACGATCGACGAGTCGGGCAGGGGACGGCGCAGGGCGAAGTAGGTCCGCGCGTCGCCCATGTTGATCAGCCGGAAGCGATAGGTGCGGCCGGCGCGGATGTCGATCGGTGCCGGGTCGAGCCGTCCGTTCGCCACGCCGAATGCGCTGTCGTGCCGCGCCAGGCCGCCGACCAGCACCAGCCGGTTGCTCGCCGTGTCGTAGGTGGTGCCGGGATCCACCACGATCAGCGCGCCGTAGAGGCCGCCCTGGATCTGGGTCAGCTCGTTCGAGTGCGCATGGTAGATGAACGTCCCCGACCTCGGCGGCGTGAACTCGGCGGCGAACGAGTCGCCCGGCGCGATCGGCTGGAACAGGCGGTCGGCCGTCCCGCTCCACGCCGGCACGCCGTCGGAGTAGCTCTCCAGCTCGATCCCGTGCCAGTGCACCGCCGTCGGCTCGGCCAGCCGGTTGACCACCCTGATGCGCGCGGGGCGGCCGCGCTCGAGCACCAGCGTCGGTCCGGGGATGGGAGCGGAGTCCGGCGCCGGCTCCGCATTCCCCTCCTGCAGGACGTACCCCATGAGATGCGCCGAGTCGGCGGGCGCGGGCGCCGGCTGGACCAGCAGCCGGAGTTGCCTGGGCGCCATGGCGACGGACGGTGCCGTGGCGCTTCCGGTCGCGCGCGGGGACACGTGCAGGCCGAGCACCAGGCCGGCCATCCGGTGCATGGCGTGACCGCCGGAGTGCGCGCCCGCGGTGTCCGGCGGCGCCGAGAGCAGCTGCTCGCTCGAGATGTGAAACGCGAAGTGGCAATGAAAGAGCCAGTTTCCCGGCCGCACCGGTGACCATCGCACGGTCATGGTGGCGCCGGGTGGCATGAGCTCGGTGACCGCCATGCGGCGCTGGTCGGGCGGGTAGACCGTGTCGCCGGCCCAGCTCCCCCGGCTGTCGACCTCGAAGTAGAAGCCGTGCAGGTGCATGGGGTGTGAGCTCGAGGTCGGGTTGAGCCAGCGCCAGTGCACGCTGTCGCCCACGGTGTAGTCGAGGCGTTCGGTGTCGGGCCAGGACTTCCCGTTGATCACCATGAACTCGCCACCTGGGTCGTGCGCCAAGGTGTCGGCGGGCTTGAGCCAGAGTCCCATGATGAAGACGCGCTCGTCCTGTGGCGGCGTGACGCCGGCGGAGTCGACGATGAAGCCGCCCGAGAGCTGGCTGTCGATCCACCGGTCGTCCTTCATGGCCTTGCCGGTGGTGGTGCCCCAGTAGTAGTAGGTGCCGGCCCGGCCCGCCTCGAATCGGACGGTCCGCGTGGCGCCGGGCGGCACGCGAATGCTGTCGTCAGATGCGCCGGGACGGGCGGCGAAGCCGTGCAACACGAGGGTCGAATCGCGCAGGCGGTTCCGGATGGTAGCGCGGATGACGGTGCCCTCGGGCACCCGGATGAGGGGGCCGGGGATCTGCAGCGGCCGTCCGGCCTCGGCGAACGCCTGGACCTCGACGCCGGGGCCGTCGGCGGCGTGGGGGCGGAACATGCCGGTGCGGAGCTCGAGGTTGAGGGTGAGGACGCCGTGGCGCAGCCGGCCGGCGGGGATCCGGTTCGGGTTGGCCACGATGCGCTCGACCGCACCCGGGGCATCGCGTGTGGCCGGCGAGCGCGGCCCGGCGCCCAGGGCGAGCGTTGCCAGAGCGAGGGTGACGGCGTGACGGGCGGGCATGGGCATGGCTTGGCGGAGTCTGCCCCTCAGCGGGGGAACGGCGCCATCGCCCGCAGCGCGAGGTGCCGCCCAAGGCGCCGAAAATCCGGAGCGTTGCCCGTGACCAGGGTGGCTCCGAGGCGCGCGCACTGCGCGGCGAGCAGGGCGTCGTTCCAGAACGACCGGC
The sequence above is a segment of the Gemmatimonadales bacterium genome. Coding sequences within it:
- a CDS encoding multicopper oxidase domain-containing protein, whose product is MPMPARHAVTLALATLALGAGPRSPATRDAPGAVERIVANPNRIPAGRLRHGVLTLNLELRTGMFRPHAADGPGVEVQAFAEAGRPLQIPGPLIRVPEGTVIRATIRNRLRDSTLVLHGFAARPGASDDSIRVPPGATRTVRFEAGRAGTYYYWGTTTGKAMKDDRWIDSQLSGGFIVDSAGVTPPQDERVFIMGLWLKPADTLAHDPGGEFMVINGKSWPDTERLDYTVGDSVHWRWLNPTSSSHPMHLHGFYFEVDSRGSWAGDTVYPPDQRRMAVTELMPPGATMTVRWSPVRPGNWLFHCHFAFHISSEQLLSAPPDTAGAHSGGHAMHRMAGLVLGLHVSPRATGSATAPSVAMAPRQLRLLVQPAPAPADSAHLMGYVLQEGNAEPAPDSAPIPGPTLVLERGRPARIRVVNRLAEPTAVHWHGIELESYSDGVPAWSGTADRLFQPIAPGDSFAAEFTPPRSGTFIYHAHSNELTQIQGGLYGALIVVDPGTTYDTASNRLVLVGGLARHDSAFGVANGRLDPAPIDIRAGRTYRFRLINMGDARTYFALRRPLPDSSIVAWRAVAKDGADLPPSQAVVRTERLLTGPGETADFEVRADEPGDLRLELDAPFAGWRLEVPVRVR